Proteins encoded in a region of the Nitrospirota bacterium genome:
- a CDS encoding biotin--[acetyl-CoA-carboxylase] ligase, with product MNYSEIKNIFRGEIIGKELIFFQSAASTNDEALRLIQAKDNPEGIVIFADSQERGRGRFNRSWVSPPGVNLYFTVVLKPPLHSKDAALLTLMAAVSAVSAIREYTGLYAGIKWPNDILIRDKKAGGILAETKTNANGLIFAAVGTGLNVNLSMNMLPEEIRSLATSLMKEKGEPVDRIKLLSHILSRMEHWYKALLNDGKKILIDECVRLSSTVGNRVDIIAPDGVKSGIAEGINEDGALVLKSASGSVEKIYAGDVTV from the coding sequence ATGAACTATTCTGAAATAAAAAATATTTTCAGGGGTGAAATTATAGGCAAGGAGCTTATTTTTTTTCAATCGGCAGCGTCAACCAATGACGAGGCGCTCCGGCTTATACAGGCGAAAGATAATCCTGAAGGAATAGTTATTTTTGCGGATTCGCAGGAGCGCGGAAGGGGGAGGTTTAACAGAAGCTGGGTCTCACCGCCCGGCGTAAATCTTTATTTTACCGTGGTGCTCAAGCCTCCGCTGCATTCAAAAGATGCCGCGCTTCTTACCCTGATGGCTGCCGTTTCAGCGGTGTCTGCCATAAGAGAATATACCGGATTATATGCCGGCATAAAATGGCCCAATGACATCCTTATCAGAGATAAAAAGGCAGGCGGCATACTTGCTGAGACTAAAACAAATGCAAACGGATTAATTTTTGCGGCAGTCGGCACAGGGCTTAACGTCAATCTTTCCATGAATATGCTGCCTGAAGAAATAAGATCCCTTGCCACTTCCCTGATGAAGGAAAAGGGCGAACCTGTTGACAGGATTAAACTTTTAAGTCATATACTGAGCAGGATGGAGCATTGGTATAAGGCGCTTTTAAATGACGGCAAAAAAATACTGATTGATGAATGTGTGAGATTAAGCTCAACTGTCGGAAACAGGGTGGATATTATCGCCCCTGATGGTGTTAAATCAGGGATTGCGGAGGGCATTAATGAAGACGGCGCGCTTGTCCTGAAATCAGCCTCAGGCTCGGTTGAAAAGATTTATGCAGGAGACGTAACGGT
- the nth gene encoding endonuclease III, which translates to MADAGKIAGLLFKKYPAPGIALNFSNPLDLLVATILSAQCTDVRVNEITKTLFKKYKTAADYAKADLKIFEQEIKPAGFYKNKAKMIIECCKKIIKDFSGKVPSTMEELITLPGVGRKTANVVLGGVFGRQTIAVDTHVLRVSNRLGIAHSDNPDRVEEELVRQLPHDKLTAFNLALILHGRQTCNARKPDCGVCRLYDECKWTGKAAVS; encoded by the coding sequence ATGGCTGATGCCGGAAAAATTGCCGGGCTTTTATTTAAAAAATATCCAGCGCCCGGAATTGCGCTTAATTTTTCCAATCCGCTTGATTTGCTTGTCGCTACGATTCTTTCTGCACAGTGCACTGATGTACGGGTAAATGAGATTACAAAGACACTTTTTAAAAAATATAAGACAGCGGCTGATTACGCAAAGGCTGATTTAAAAATATTTGAGCAGGAAATAAAGCCCGCGGGGTTTTATAAAAACAAGGCAAAGATGATTATTGAGTGCTGCAAAAAAATTATAAAAGACTTTAGCGGCAAGGTTCCCTCAACCATGGAAGAACTGATAACGCTTCCAGGCGTTGGAAGGAAAACTGCCAATGTCGTTTTGGGAGGCGTCTTTGGAAGGCAGACTATTGCAGTGGATACGCATGTATTACGGGTCTCAAACAGGCTCGGCATTGCCCATTCGGATAATCCTGACAGGGTTGAGGAAGAATTGGTAAGACAGCTTCCTCATGATAAGCTGACTGCATTTAATCTGGCCCTGATACTGCACGGAAGACAGACCTGTAATGCCAGAAAGCCTGACTGCGGGGTGTGCAGGCTTTATGACGAATGCAAATGGACAGGAAAGGCGGCAGTTAGCTGA
- a CDS encoding MBL fold metallo-hydrolase, translating to MAKDIHWLGHDTFKITGEKLIYTDPFKIKKKDTADIILITHEHYDHCSPEDVIKLQGPNTAIITTSDCAKKLSGNIKTVKPGDKITIAGIEIEAVPAYNTNKQYHTKDKGWVGYIFSVKGQRIYLAGDTDYIPEMKTFKADIALLPVSGTYVMTADEAVKAALDIKPKLAIPMHYASIVGTKDDARQFAEGLKGKIEVEILKEE from the coding sequence ATGGCAAAAGATATACACTGGCTCGGACATGACACATTTAAAATTACCGGCGAAAAGTTAATCTACACAGACCCGTTTAAAATCAAGAAAAAAGACACCGCTGACATAATCCTCATAACCCATGAGCACTATGACCACTGCTCTCCGGAGGATGTAATAAAACTTCAGGGACCAAATACAGCCATTATTACAACTTCCGACTGCGCAAAGAAACTCTCCGGAAATATAAAGACAGTAAAACCCGGGGACAAGATTACAATCGCAGGGATTGAAATAGAGGCAGTGCCTGCTTACAACACCAACAAGCAGTATCACACAAAGGACAAGGGGTGGGTCGGATACATTTTTTCAGTAAAAGGACAGCGGATTTACCTGGCAGGCGATACAGACTACATTCCGGAAATGAAGACTTTTAAAGCAGATATTGCACTTCTGCCCGTATCGGGGACTTATGTCATGACAGCAGATGAGGCTGTTAAGGCGGCGCTTGACATCAAGCCAAAGCTTGCAATACCAATGCACTATGCATCAATCGTGGGGACAAAGGATGACGCAAGGCAATTTGCAGAGGGGCTTAAGGGAAAGATTGAGGTGGAAATACTGAAGGAGGAATAA